The window GTTTCCTGGATCTTGAGCTGCTTGGAGTATTGGAGGGTTTTTCAGAGTCTTGCTTAATATGTAGCTCTCACCAGCCCCAGTGCACCTGAGGCAGAGGATCCCTTCCTATCTGTGCCCTCTCTCGGAGGTCACCAGTGCTCATTACCTGGTGCTAGACTTTTGGTAAGGGCAAAAGTAGGATTCTCCACTATCCTGTCCTGCTCGTGCTCCTAGACACAGGGCTGTCATGCCTAGGTGTTGAAGACTAGAGTTTGTCAGAACCCAGCCCCTTCCTGGTGAGATTGAGTCCTGTACCCGTGGGAGTTTCATGTCCTTGCTCCCAGGCCAGAAGATGTTTTCTCTTCCAGAGCACTACCTGCCTGAGAAACTGGGGGCCTTTTTTATATACACTGAGCTAGAAATAGTCTCTCCCCTAAAGGTTAAGGACATTTGCCTTGGAGACAAAGCCCTGGGAGTTTAGATCTGTTCCCAGGTACTTGTCAACCCTTGGTGGCTCCGCCTCTGTATAGTGGCCATGTGTGGAATATATCCATCTTACCCCATCCGTGCTGACCATGGCATGGCATTGAAGAGTCTGCACTTCTCTTGAAGGCCTGGTTCCTGTTTAGATTGTGGTTAGGACCTGGCCCTGTGGCTCACATTATGTTAGACTCGGGGAAAGCTGAGTAGATTGTGGGGCTTCGCCTGCCTGTGGTAGGATGAGTGTCTTGCATGCATGAGGAACCTTAGTAGCTGGAAAGGTCCAAACTGTCCCCCTACAGATGTTCTGGAGGCCTATCACCATGCCTCTTGACATGAGGCAGGCTGCTGGTGTGCTGTGGAAACTCACCTTCCTTGTCATGTCTTTCAGTTATCCCAACTCTGCCCTGAAGAGAACTTGGACAAACTCATTCCTTGCTTGGCTGGCCCGGATCCCTTCTATGTGGAGCGTAACCATGTTGATTTGGAAGCAGGCCTAAGGTAAATAAGGCTCTTGGCCAGGTGGCTGCGGCTGTTACTGTGTGGGCTTGTCCCTTACCTCCAGGACTATCTGTCGTGAGGGTGTGAAGGACGAGGACACCTTAGAGGAAGCTGAGGATGAGGTGAGGGAATCAAATGCTATGTGTGCCTGGGGCTTTGCTCTGCGGGTGAGCAGTCAGCTGGGCTGAGTGGTTAAAAGCTTTCTGTGTCAGAGTGAAGATAGGCTCCCCAAGTCTTCCCCGAGCCCCGCACAATGGCACGCTCCATGCCGTGCTGACACTCACTGGTTCTCTTTTGTtggggctttgtttttgttttgagactaggGAAGGCCTTGTGTTTCTAATCCTACTCACTGGTTCTCTTTTGTtggggctttgtttttgttttgagactaggGAAGGCCTTGTGTTTCTAATcctacttctgtctcccaagggctgggatcacaggggtGCTCACTGCACAGAGTTTGAGGCattagggatggaacccagggctttgtgtatgtTGAATAAACATTTGACTACATAGCTGAACCCCAGCTATGGCCTTGGCTGCTTCTCTAGTGTATAAGAAGCCACGGTCCTGTCTGAGCTCTGACACCAATGTCTTCATGTTATGACTTGGTTCCAGCAGACTTGGGGACTCTAgggaaagaactatacaaattgAATGAAAGCAAGAAGTGTCAGACCACAGGACTTGTTTTTCTCTAATATCTTACTCTCTTGGAGGAAGTTCTCATATTCTCCCAATGTcaattgttttgttctgtttgttttgttttgttttgggtgttgCTTCAATGCTGACAGGTTGCTGTGTTGCTCCCCAGGTTCTTGGCTTCAATACCTTCTCATACACTGAAGCACGACCACGTTAGGAAGTTCTTCAGTACTTCATCTCCCTCCCAACAGCTCCAAAGTCCAAGTAAGTTTGTGAaatggttaaaaaataaataacattacaCTATTATTATATATAGGTTTCTGTGATCCTTTTCTTCTACTTTGTAGGTCCTGGCAACCCCTCCCTTCCTAAAGTGGGTACCATGATGGGCGTGTCTGGAAGGTTAGTGGCCCTCAGTGGCCAGCATGGTCAGAGTGCTGCTCTTGGAGCTGCTTGGCTTGCGGCTCGGATAATGGTAGCAGAGGGACTGGGTGGGGGAACCGGGTTTATGGTTCTCTCATTGCTGAGTAGCATGTTTTAACTCATGATCTACCCAGTACCATTTTGTTCCTTGGAAGTGACAGAACCAGGTAGCTCGGTTGAATCACtggtgcacacaaacacatatgggGAACAGGAATGTCCCTGTGGGCACTGTGCTGTGAGGAGGGACGTTGTGGTGGTCGTAGCACAGGACCCCAGGGGGTGTACCTCTAACCTCCTAGTGTCACTGGCAGCTTGGTAAAGCAGCGCCTGCACTGCATTGTCccctgtcctgcaggcctgtatGTGGcgtggctggcatcccatcctcACAGAGCACCACCCAGCACCACCTGCAGCACTCGGCCAGCACATCTGCCTCCCTGCCCCACTGCTCCCACACAGGGGGTGCAGGCTCAGCGCTGGCGTACCGGACCCAAGTGGACAACTCGCCTACCATCCTGATGCCCTCCAGTCTGCAGGCCCCTCAGCCCCAGGAGCAGAATGGGATTTTAGACTGGCTTAGGAAGCTGCGCTTGCACAAGTATTACCCTGTCTTTAAACAGCTCACCATGGAGAAGGTATGTTGGCTACTCAGAGGGTCACACAAGGTGCTTGGTGGTTCTCTAATAGCCTGCGCCCTGCCCTCATTCCTAGAGGGGTTGAGTAAGGCTTTTAGACACCATAACATGGAAGAGCTTGGGTGGTGATCACATGGCTTGGTGTTAGAGGGGACCAATATTTCATTCCCAGCCTGCAGCCAAAGCAGGATAAACAAATAGCTGTTCTAGATGTTTCAGGTCTTGACAAACCAAGAACTCTATGACTTGAAACGGCTCCATAGGTGCCATAGGCCAGCGCTCATTCAGATATCGTTCGTTCCTCCTTAAAGCAACTTCAGTGGAGCTCGTGTCTCAGTGTGGCCAGCTGACAGGGACCAGGGACACAAGCAAGTGGGGCtcagacagccaaggctgcatttACTGGTGGGACCTGAAGTCATGGGAGCAAACTGGCCTGCGCCGAGAGCCGTGCAGTAGTGGATGGCTGACTTCGGATGCATGCTGGCATGGTCTAAGCCTCAGTGCCACTGAGCAAGCCAAAGGATTCCTGCACAAGCATTTGAAGTCTCACTCCCCCTGCTGGACAGGATGACTCTTAGAAGCTTCGCCCATCTAAAACTCCCCTAGTTAGACCTGGAGGTAGAGCTTTGTAGACAGTGGGAAGCGCAGCGATGTGCCCGCCATGCCGCTGCTCAGGGTCCGTAAATCTTAAGTGTGACATTTTTTTCTACCATCTGTCATTATCAGTTTGAATTTTCTACTCAGAGTTATGGTGAGGGGACTGAGTCCCACAGCTGGTTATAATGTGTATGGCCAGTTTTCCTGGGGTATCAGGCCTGTGAGTTCACCATTTCATCTGGATAgtgctttctttctctatttcttggGGTCTCACCAAATTGCTGAAGGTGATttgctggaaagaaaaaaaagctgggcagtggtgacgcacgcctttaatcccagcccttgggaggcagaggcaggcgaatttctgagttcgaggacagcctggtctacaaaatgagttccagaacagccagggctacacagagaaaccctgggggcgggggggcaaggaaggaaaaaaaaaagaaaaaaaaatcttccaggtCTTAAGCCAAGTAATTGTGCTCTCTGTTCCTGTGTGCGGAGACTGGCGTCCCCTACGACCATCTCCAGAGGGCAGGGACAGCCTTCAGTTGTAAGAGTCTAGTGGTTAACAATGCATCCCTGCCTAGAGCCTGCAGGGTGTCTGTCACCTGTGCGTGTGAGGAACAGAGAGCTGGGGGAAGTGGTGTCATGGCCACAGGCTTCTGTTTGCTGTCCCTTTCATCTGTTACCCTCTCAGACACATCAGTTTCAGAGTCCTTGTGGTCCCCTCAGTAACGGTCTTGTTTCTCCTGTGCAAGTTTCTGAGCCTTACTGAAGAAGATCTGAATAAATTTGAGTCCCTCACCATGGGAGCCAAGAAGAAGCTCAAGACTCAGTTGGAGCTAGAGAAGTAAGCATGGTGTCGTTGACGTGTGTGGCAGGGCGGGACGTGTGGCAGGGCAGGACgtatgccttaatcccagcacacggTTGGGAGGCGGGTCACttgtttggggccagcctggtctacagaattaagtttcaggacagcctgggctacacagagaaatcctgtctcaaaaaaaacaaaggaaggaaggaatcctCCGATGTCCGCTTTGCTGGGTGTGGCAAAGTGCAGTCCTAGTACTGAGGCTGGAGCCCGGGCTGCCCAGTGAGACTGGGTCTCAGAATACCAAATCAACACGGAGTGAACTCAGTTCATTCTCAAGCAGTGTTAGAACCCGGAGGGTTTTAAAATGCCAGTGTctaggttattttatttgttatccAGCTCTCGGGCGACACTCAGCATCATAAGTGTAGCTTTGGCCTCTGGACGTGTCTGGGGATGCACTGTGCTTGTCATTCACAGGGAGAAGTCAGAGAGACGGTGCCTCAACTCCTCAGCCCCATCCTTGGTCACCAGCAGCGGAGTGGCTCGAGTCACCCCCACCAGCCACGTGGGGCCTGTGCAGCCTGGGCGTAGCAGCCACGCTTCAGGTGTGTGAGGCCTTGTAGTTCAGATGTGTGGCGTGTATACAGCTGTGGGGTGGCAGTGTTTTCACTTTAGAATTTAGACTGCCGACCACTCCTGTTTTATATTTACAggttttaaagataattttggcTCAGTAGTGTCAAAGTACAGGCAAGTAATGGTACAGATGGCCTCAGGCCCCAGACACTAGTGCCTGGCCTAAGGTTATTTGGGCAGCAGTGTTAGATCCTGAACTCTTAGCTGTGGGGGAAACCATCTATGGTCCAGAGAGATGAAAGGCTCCCTGCCACACAGAGCCCGCCTGTCACGTAAGCCGTGGCCGTCCTGGAAGCACTGAACTTCGCTCTGCTCGTCAGTGCAGACAGTGCAGACCGGGAAGAAGCAGTGAGCACACTGCATGGTGCTGGGCCCGGGGAGCTGTGCTCTCCACTCCACAGCACGGGCAGGGCGCCACACCGGCTGGCCCTCCACCCTGAGTGGACCAGACTGAGTCACAAGTACccctttggggctggagaaatggcttagtggttaagagcactggctgctcttccaggggacctgggttcaattcccagcaaccacatggcagctcacaactgcctgtaactccagttccaggggatccagtaccctcgcacagacataaatgcaggaaaaacaaatgtatatgaaataaaaacaaatttaaaaaaaaaaaagaagtactccCTCTGATGTGTCACCAAACAATATGGCCTTGAGTGTTTGGTGCAGTTTTCAAGATTCTTGGAGCTTGGTCTGACTCTGGCTGGGGTCCTGCTTCCTAATGTCCATGGCAGGATTCTTCTGCCTGTGGGCAAATGCCACATAGCTGCTGACTTCTACCTGCCTTCTCCACAGAGCTGCGGGTGGAGGTGGAGCCGCCAGCTCACCAGCTGCCCCGAGAAGGCAGCTCCTCCGAGTATTCCAGTTCCTCCTCTAGCCCCATGGGTGTGCAGGTTCGAGAGGAGAGCTCAGACAGCGCTGAGGAGAGCGATAGACGTAAGACCCTGTGCTGTGCCTGTGGCCTGCCCCACCCACTGAGCTTGCACTTACCTGCTAACAGTCTTCCCCGTCCTCAGGTGTGGACATCCATGCTGAGGGGACTGAGAAGGAGAAGCCcgtgatgctcctgcctcactTCCCATCCAGCTCGGCAAGACCCACAGCCCAGGTTCTGCCTGTGCAGAACGAGAGCAGCCCCAGCCCCGCTGTTCACCCTCTGCCCCCACAGCTCATGCCTGCCGCATCTCACCTGGCGCCCGTCCGCATGCTGAACTCAGTGCACAAGTCAGACAGAGGCAGCGCAGACGTGAAGCTTCTCTCATCGTCCGTCCACTCCCTTCTGTCTCTGGAGGAAAGGAACAAGGGGCCTGGTCCTAGAAGTGGCACAAAGGTGGACAAGAGCTTTGGCGGGGCTGTGCTGGACACACTGCCCTCAGCAGCGCCCCACCCGCCAGTGCAGGGCCTCTCGGGCCTTGTAGAGAACAACTCTGTGTCACCAACCGTCTCCTTTGGTCCCCGGGCCAAAGTTGTACACGCAGCCACACTGGACAGGGTGCTGAAGACAGCGCAGCAGCCAGCCTTGACTGTGGAGACCAGCTCAGCCGCCACAGGGACACCAAGCACCGTCCTGCATGTGGCCCGGCCACCCCTCAAGCTGCTGCTGTCTTCCTCTGTTCCCGCTGATGCTGCCATCTCTGGGCAGACTTCTTGTCCCAGCAACGGGCAGATCAGCGTGCCCCCTGCAATAATGAACCCCCGGACTGCTCTGTACACAGCCAACACCAAAGTTGCCTTCTCTGCAGTGAGCAGTGTGCCTGTGGGCCCGCTGCAGGGCAGCTTCTGCGCCAATAGCAACACTGCCTCCCCCAGCAGCCACCCCTCCACGTCTTTTGCGAGCATGGCCACTCTACCCAGTTGCCCAGCCCCTAGCTCCAGCCCTGCCCTCTCTTCTGTCCCTGAAAGCAGCTTCTACAGTGGCGGTGCTGGCAGCAGCTCCCCAGGAAACCTTCCTGCTTCTAGTCAgagccaccaccatcaccaccaccatcagcagcCCCCCGCACCCCCCCAGCCTGCGCCGCCCCCACCCGGCTGCATTGTCTGCACGTCCTGTGGGTGCAGTGGCAGCTGTGGCTCCAATGGCCTCACGGTCAGCTATGCCAACTACTTCCAGCACCCGTTCTCGGGGCCGTCCGTGTTCACCTTCCCTTTCCTGCCCTTCAGTCCCATGTGCGGCAGTGGCTATGTCAGTACCCAGCAGTATGGTGGTGGCTCTGCCTTCCCTGTGGCACACACACCCTACAATGGCAGTGTGACTCCAGACCCCGTCCTAGGTGGGCAGGCCACATTTGCAGTGCCACCCATGCAGAACTTCATGGCAGGGACAGCGGGGGTGTACCAAGCCCAAGGCCTGGTGGGCAGCACCAATGGCTCCAGTCACAAAAAGAGTGGGAATCTGTCCTGTTACAACTGCGGGGCCACCGGCCACCGTGCCCAGGACTGCAAGCAGCCGTCCATGGACTTCAACCGGCAAGGTAAACACCTGTGCAAACACGAGGGCCTCGTCCTCTGTGCTGCTGCGGCTCCTGGGCTTTGTGAAAACAGTAaacttgtgttttttgttttgttttgttttttttctgttttttatgtgatttttattcgcagagattttatttatttgtttgtttatttattgtaatgTGCATGAGTACACtgtttagctgtcttcagatacaccagaagagggcatcagatcccattacacatggctgtgagccaccatggggttgccaggatttgaactcaggactctggaagagcagctggtgctcttaaccactgagccatctctccagccccaaacttgTTTTTAAAGGCAACTTATTTAAAGAAACCCAGGTTAGTTcctgtacacatatacactctctcACAAGCCTACCTTAAAACAAGAACCTCAGATCCTAGGTCTCtacccacctacacacacacacacacacacacacacacacacacacacacacccctaccttaAAACAAGAACCTCATATCCTCTTTACCTAAACAGAATGAGCCACCAGGAAGATTTGGAAACTTTCAAGGTTGAGCCTTGAGTTAAGGAAGCCCTGGCTTGTATAGCCCCTCTGGTGGTCAGTGTGTTCAGCGTGGCTGTGTGCCTGTGTCAGGCTGTATCCTGCTGAGCAGCTGCTGCTTCCTACCCATTGTTGATTTCCTGTATTTTGTGTTATCAGATTGAAATGTCTCTTATTTTATGCcaggtttattctttttttattgtctggtctcagcctccagaatgtTGGGATGATTAACACATGTTACACACCAGGTTCACTCCTGCTATCTGTTTTGGGAAAATTCTAGAATAGTTAGGAAGATTGGTCTCATTTTGCCCAGctctgggttcccagcacctccaTCTCTGGTTGTACAGTTTCCTATCGATCCTCACCACCTACAGAGCTTTAGAAGCCCAGTCAATCCCTGTGGCCCGAGAAATGCAGTAGTGGTGCAGGTTGCCTGTCCCTTCATCATGCTGGCCTGCATCTGCTCGGGCCAGGCCCTCCCTGCCCATGTGTGTTGCCAGTTTAGTGTGATGTCCATGTCAAGAGAAAGATCCAAGGCCCTGAGAGATGGGCGGTGGGACTCTTTCGGTCACTTTGCCCAGAAGGTCGTACTCATGGCCTGTGGCTGTGCATGGGTGTGGTCAGTCCTGAGTGGCATCTCAGAGCAGGTGGGCGGTGTGTGCATTTCTGTGACTGACTCAGGCTtcaccctcttctctctctctttctctctctctctctttctctctctttctctccaggaACTTTTAGGCTGAAATACGCCCCTCCAGCAGACAGTCTGGACTCCACGGactgatcctttttttttttttttggcaacagAACATTTTATTAAGCCATGAAAAATCACATAGAGAACTGAAGTCAAGTTGCTGTGGAGCCATGGAGACCTAAGGAAAACCACATAGAGAGCTGAAGTCGAGTTGCTGTGGAGCTTAATATTTTAACCCAAAGGTGCTTTACTTCACTGTACTGGATAGCGAATCTAGCGTACAAGTCCGTCACACTCGATTTCATTGCCAAATTCCTAATTGTGGAGCTTGATCCAAGGATTGCCTAGTAGACACTGCTGTGGCAGGACCGGGCTGTCACACCATTGCTGCAGCGGGAAGACCTGTCTCCTGAAGACCGATGGTCCTTCTAGGCTCACACGTAATTCCAGGGCAGCTATGCACGACCTGAGTCGAGACTGCAGGTCAGAGTTCTCTCGAGTTCCCCGGGACCCCTTTTTGGACTAGGAAGCGCCGGCCGGATTTTGCTGTTTCCTACAGTGGGAGCCTCGCATTTGGCTTCTTACGGATTGCACTACCTGACAAAGGCTCTGCAGCCTGGGAGGCAGGCTCTGCTGGGACCCGACAATGTAGGGGACTCCATCGGTGGGCATTGGAGTTGGCACCAGCAGGCTGCTCCGCCAAGAACACCCTGAAATCGATAGCAGGGTGTTCTGTAGATACTTGGAGCAGTTCcaggtttttaatatttttttctgtaaacaaATTTACACTATATTAGTAAATAAGACATAGCTCACTCTCGACAACTTCATTTCTAAGGGTCCAAGTCCCAGGGAATCCAGTTACCGACCGAGGCTTGAGACCACCCCTCCCGCTGGAGGCTTCGAGCCTGCTCTCCAAATAAGAACCAACTCTTGAGGACTCGGGGTGACTCGGCTTTGTGAGTTGGCTGTGACTGATGCGCCTCATTCTTCAGGAAGCTGGCAAGCTACTGTGTCTAAAATGGCTTCCCAGGACCCCAGCCCCAGAGCTCACTGCTGATGGAGCCACACTTGACACAGACATCTAGCAGTAATACAGTCCTGTGATTCGTGAACACAAGCCTGGAAACTGTTGGCTTCTTTTGTATTAGGCTGTGTGTTGATTGTTAATTCCGTTAAAATTGCCTGGAAAACTTCAGTAGAGAGATGCACGACTCCTCGAAACCGCTCACCAGTTACAGTCCagaccaggggtgggggtgggtcctCACTCCTCAATATGGTGTGAACGTTTCAACCCAACCCAGCGGAGGCGTAAGGGACTTAGACCTCTGAGGTTAAAGGGAATTTTATGCTCAAATAATGTTATTTATAATGCTAAAGCCTTTGGTATTAGAAATCAATGGTGAGATCTTGCCAAGGATTTTCCAGCTTCTTACTGATGGAGAAGAAAAATCACAGTCCTTAAACCATTCTTCAGATGGGACAATCACCCTCACACAGAATTAGTGTAAATCACAAAATACCCTCGAACTGGAGGCATTGTGGTATGAGGCTTCATTCATGTTCTGAGATGGGGGGCTTTCTGTCTGTGGAGACCCACAGAAGGCCTGAGCGTCGTGGATTCTATGCAATGCAGGCTCGATAGACCACTCGTCTGTCCATGGCTCACAGTATCACGTCTGTTCTGAGGTGAGGGTAATGAGGCGTTAGGGATGCTCTGCTGATCTCACTCAGAAACACTACAAATGTCAATATAAGAACTGACACAACTTTGCCTTAAAGAGCACCAGACTGGGATTGGTTATATTGTGTTAATAAGGAAGACTTAGAGTGTTCGCTGATGTTTACGATTTTAATATTTCTGAAGGCCATCACAGTGGCCTGGGTATGTGCTGAAAGCCAAACTTTtcaattttttggttttttttttaaacaaagaaatattttaaataaatcctaTTTCAACACAGAAGTTGTTGAAAACTGTctcatagcaaaagaaaaaaatcatatttaagtTTTCTGTTTTGTGGTCAGTATAGGAAATGGAAGTGTCTTACAGCTGTTGACCCGAAAGACGACAGTCTGCTGTGGCAACTCCCAGTTACCTTGTGGCATTCAGCCGAGGTGAGCGAGCTCTGGCACCGTCTCAGCTGGCCAGGCAGCAGAAGTCTGTGTGTGGAAGCCGTGGCTGCCTTTGGAAGAGCTGTGGTATGGCATTTCTGTGAAGCCAACCAGCCAGATAGGATGAGAGGAGCATGCACGGCCTGGACGCACGCATGGGCGGAGGTTTGCAGGTGGGGCTCATCCCCGAGCCCGAGTCAGCCTGACCAGCAGGCACTTCCTCAGCAGACTTCATTGTTACACACCTGACAGACCAGCCTTTTGCGGTCATTTCTCTAAAACTGCTCAGTCAGATGGCAGTGGTGCCCACGTGGGACGGCCCAGGACTCCACCATCAGATTCTAATCCTGTGTTAACATCTCAGGGTCCAGAGGGGGATGGAAATTCAGATAGGAAGGAGGGCACAATGGTGAAACAAACAGCTATGTGACCTTTGTGTTGTTGTAGCAAAAATACTCAGTTTTCTACTCTCCTTTCTCGTTTTCATTTCATGGTCAATAGTGAAAATTGGGAAGTGTTCTAATGCTGAAACCACCTGACTGCTGACCGGCACCGAGGGATGGGGTCTAGCGCTCACAGTGAAGACAGTCACTGGAGTGTATGATTGGGTATCAGAAAATCAGTGGCATAGTCATCTCCAAAGATGCCAGCAGCTGGCCTATTAATACAGTGACAGCAGTGCCCGTGCGGGACTCAGCAGGCATCTGGCCTTCTGCAGGTCAGCCTGGCTGGTACCACGCACACGCGTGTACCCATGCCATGCCATCCCGTGAGGACAGCCCAATGGGAATTGGGTCTCACCCTCCCCACTCCATCCCTGGCGTTTGGTCAATGTGCTACTTTTACATCCAGCTAATGGGCGACATTACTTACCGAAGTCTTAAAAGGTTGCAGGGACTTGGGCTATCTGTTCAACCTCATCCTCAAGGACAGTCTTGGGGAACTTGAGTAGGGATAGCTGTCGTTTCCAAAGTGCAGGTGACTCCTATAGAGAAAATCAGGTGGCCCAAGAAACCATCAATCCAGAGATGGGATAAATGATCCTTCTCAGGATTTCACTGCAGATGTAGGCACCTGTAGTTAACACTTGGCAATATTTCAGAAACCACATACTGTACTGGCAGGCCCAGGGCCAGGGTCTGCTCTGCCACAAGGGGGCAGTGACCCAGCCTTCAGCACAGGTCAGTTCTCATGCACAGAGGTGTTGGTACCAAGACTGAAACCTTCATAGATTCTATCTTCTTTTTAGGAATGAAGGACAATTCTCCCATTTTTGAGCCATTCTTTTGTCAATTCTACAAAATTGCATGtaactttataaatatttttaaaagatatagttttgtaaatatttaatattctgcTAATTTGATTTTGAATTGTAAATGTCAAGTATTCtgtttttggggtttttatgttttattatactttgttaaaaaggaaaaattgtaCATTTTTAGACTGTTTTTATGAGTAAATTTAATGTacggaaaataaaaattaaaaaaaaaactcgtGTTAAGCATCCTCAGATCTTTTATCATTCCTAGCTATCTATCTGGGTTCCTAGCTTTAAACATTGTTGCATAGAATATGGCAAGCCCCACCCTTCCAGGAAAGGGAGCTAATAGCACTGCCATTCACTGAGTGCTGCCAAAGCAGCTGTACCTGGAGGCATCTGCCACCCAGAGCAGCTTCCCTGCGGGCACACTGCAGCAGCTGTGCAGAGCCTGCTGTCTGCTCTGAGCTGAAGATGACTGCAGTGTCCAAGTGCTAGCAGCTAACCACAAGTAAGTCCTT of the Apodemus sylvaticus chromosome 21, mApoSyl1.1, whole genome shotgun sequence genome contains:
- the Zcchc14 gene encoding zinc finger CCHC domain-containing protein 14 isoform X2 → MVEKRCPLQRDGVYRWFSELPSPQRVEFLCGLLDLCIPLELRFLGSCLEDLARKDYHSLRDSEIKANNPADLGSLTNLTDEVVRSKLLVSLALLGSEQREAAGVLYRTLTHTDSIIHNYGLQLNEGRTGDEFLLLFTMASNHPAFSFHQKQVLRQELTQIQSSLNGGGGGGGGGGGGGGGGGGGGKSAPGPSGALPTCSACHKMAPRTETPVSSISNSLENALHTSAHSTEESLPKRPLGKHGKVSVEKIDLKGLSHTKNDRSVECSFEVLWSDSSITSVTKSSSEVTEFISKLSQLCPEENLDKLIPCLAGPDPFYVERNHVDLEAGLRFLASIPSHTLKHDHVRKFFSTSSPSQQLQSPSPGNPSLPKVGTMMGVSGRPVCGVAGIPSSQSTTQHHLQHSASTSASLPHCSHTGGAGSALAYRTQVDNSPTILMPSSLQAPQPQEQNGILDWLRKLRLHKYYPVFKQLTMEKFLSLTEEDLNKFESLTMGAKKKLKTQLELEKEKSERRCLNSSAPSLVTSSGVARVTPTSHVGPVQPGRSSHASELRVEVEPPAHQLPREGSSSEYSSSSSSPMGVQVREESSDSAEESDRRVDIHAEGTEKEKPVMLLPHFPSSSARPTAQVLPVQNESSPSPAVHPLPPQLMPAASHLAPVRMLNSVHKSDRGSADVKLLSSSVHSLLSLEERNKGPGPRSGTKVDKSFGGAVLDTLPSAAPHPPVQGLSGLVENNSVSPTVSFGPRAKVVHAATLDRVLKTAQQPALTVETSSAATGTPSTVLHVARPPLKLLLSSSVPADAAISGQTSCPSNGQISVPPAIMNPRTALYTANTKVAFSAVSSVPVGPLQGSFCANSNTASPSSHPSTSFASMATLPSCPAPSSSPALSSVPESSFYSGGAGSSSPGNLPASSQSHHHHHHHQQPPAPPQPAPPPPGCIVCTSCGCSGSCGSNGLTVSYANYFQHPFSGPSVFTFPFLPFSPMCGSGYVSTQQYGGGSAFPVAHTPYNGSVTPDPVLGGQATFAVPPMQNFMAGTAGVYQAQGLVGSTNGSSHKKSGNLSCYNCGATGHRAQDCKQPSMDFNRQEHFIKP
- the Zcchc14 gene encoding zinc finger CCHC domain-containing protein 14 isoform X1 — encoded protein: MVEKRCPLQRDGVYRWFSELPSPQRVEFLCGLLDLCIPLELRFLGSCLEDLARKDYHSLRDSEIKANNPADLGSLTNLTDEVVRSKLLVSLALLGSEQREAAGVLYRTLTHTDSIIHNYGLQLNEGRTGDEFLLLFTMASNHPAFSFHQKQVLRQELTQIQSSLNGGGGGGGGGGGGGGGGGGGGKSAPGPSGALPTCSACHKMAPRTETPVSSISNSLENALHTSAHSTEESLPKRPLGKHGKVSVEKIDLKGLSHTKNDRSVECSFEVLWSDSSITSVTKSSSEVTEFISKLSQLCPEENLDKLIPCLAGPDPFYVERNHVDLEAGLRFLASIPSHTLKHDHVRKFFSTSSPSQQLQSPSPGNPSLPKVGTMMGVSGRPVCGVAGIPSSQSTTQHHLQHSASTSASLPHCSHTGGAGSALAYRTQVDNSPTILMPSSLQAPQPQEQNGILDWLRKLRLHKYYPVFKQLTMEKFLSLTEEDLNKFESLTMGAKKKLKTQLELEKEKSERRCLNSSAPSLVTSSGVARVTPTSHVGPVQPGRSSHASELRVEVEPPAHQLPREGSSSEYSSSSSSPMGVQVREESSDSAEESDRRVDIHAEGTEKEKPVMLLPHFPSSSARPTAQVLPVQNESSPSPAVHPLPPQLMPAASHLAPVRMLNSVHKSDRGSADVKLLSSSVHSLLSLEERNKGPGPRSGTKVDKSFGGAVLDTLPSAAPHPPVQGLSGLVENNSVSPTVSFGPRAKVVHAATLDRVLKTAQQPALTVETSSAATGTPSTVLHVARPPLKLLLSSSVPADAAISGQTSCPSNGQISVPPAIMNPRTALYTANTKVAFSAVSSVPVGPLQGSFCANSNTASPSSHPSTSFASMATLPSCPAPSSSPALSSVPESSFYSGGAGSSSPGNLPASSQSHHHHHHHQQPPAPPQPAPPPPGCIVCTSCGCSGSCGSNGLTVSYANYFQHPFSGPSVFTFPFLPFSPMCGSGYVSTQQYGGGSAFPVAHTPYNGSVTPDPVLGGQATFAVPPMQNFMAGTAGVYQAQGLVGSTNGSSHKKSGNLSCYNCGATGHRAQDCKQPSMDFNRQGTFRLKYAPPADSLDSTD